The Fructilactobacillus ixorae genome has a window encoding:
- a CDS encoding solute carrier family 23 protein: MKNEEIKLDIHDKPSGLAWIGLSLQHMFSMFGSTVIVPLLVGLSPSIALFASGIGTLLHILITKGKIPAYMGSSFAFITPMLALMKTTGIAGVQQGVIAVGVVYLIVAAVVWLLGTNWIDHLLPPIVVGPIVIVIGLSLAGAAAQDAMLKNNHYDLTYFLIALATLCLAIFFNMKLKGFLGMIPVLLAIVVGYLISMACGLVDLHAIAAAPWFRVPHFELLGTEKGFHLEWNAILVMAPIAFVTMTEHMGHLMVLGELTQRNFFKDPGLNRTLAGDGAASLAAGLLGGPAVTSYGENIGVMAITKVYSVYVIIGAALFAMAFAFVNKLNVLIMQMPLPVIGGISFLLFGTIASSGIKVMIDNHLDLNQKRNLMIASVVLVIGVGNAYLQLGTFQFTGVALATVMGIGLNLILPRTNSPEAPAATTKTTK, encoded by the coding sequence GTGAAAAATGAGGAAATTAAGTTAGACATTCATGATAAACCGAGTGGCCTAGCCTGGATTGGGTTGTCTTTACAGCACATGTTTTCAATGTTTGGAAGTACGGTGATCGTCCCGCTGTTAGTGGGTCTGAGTCCTAGCATCGCCCTCTTTGCCTCGGGGATTGGGACGCTGTTACACATTCTCATTACAAAGGGGAAAATTCCTGCGTACATGGGATCGAGTTTTGCGTTCATTACCCCGATGCTGGCGCTTATGAAAACGACCGGGATTGCTGGAGTGCAACAGGGAGTGATTGCGGTTGGGGTGGTATATCTCATCGTGGCGGCGGTCGTGTGGTTGCTTGGAACCAACTGGATTGACCACCTGTTACCTCCAATTGTTGTGGGACCAATTGTCATCGTAATTGGGCTGTCGCTTGCCGGAGCAGCTGCCCAGGATGCCATGCTGAAAAACAATCACTATGATCTGACTTACTTTCTGATTGCGTTAGCAACGCTCTGCTTGGCGATTTTCTTTAACATGAAACTGAAGGGCTTTTTGGGAATGATTCCAGTTTTACTAGCGATTGTCGTAGGGTATTTAATTTCCATGGCCTGCGGGCTAGTTGACTTACATGCAATTGCTGCTGCTCCCTGGTTCAGGGTTCCACACTTTGAATTACTAGGGACGGAAAAGGGGTTCCACTTAGAATGGAACGCCATCTTAGTGATGGCACCGATTGCCTTTGTCACCATGACAGAACACATGGGACACCTGATGGTTCTGGGCGAACTAACCCAACGGAACTTCTTTAAGGATCCCGGATTAAATCGGACGTTGGCTGGGGACGGGGCTGCTTCGCTAGCAGCGGGGTTACTGGGCGGCCCCGCTGTAACTAGCTATGGAGAAAACATCGGAGTGATGGCCATTACAAAGGTTTACAGTGTCTATGTAATTATTGGAGCCGCCCTCTTTGCGATGGCCTTTGCGTTCGTGAATAAGTTGAACGTGTTGATCATGCAGATGCCGCTGCCGGTAATCGGTGGAATTAGTTTTCTCCTGTTTGGAACAATTGCTTCCAGTGGAATTAAGGTAATGATTGATAATCACTTGGATTTAAACCAAAAGCGGAATTTGATGATTGCATCGGTCGTCTTAGTCATCGGGGTGGGGAATGCCTACCTGCAACTGGGTACGTTCCAGTTCACGGGGGTCGCCTTAGCAACCGTGATGGGAATTGGGTTAAACTTAATTTTGCCCCGCACCAATTCCCCCGAAGCTCCGGCTGCAACTACGAAAACGACAAAGTAA